A genomic stretch from Cygnus atratus isolate AKBS03 ecotype Queensland, Australia chromosome 27, CAtr_DNAZoo_HiC_assembly, whole genome shotgun sequence includes:
- the NEFM gene encoding neurofilament medium polypeptide: MSYTMEPLGNPSYRRVTETRATYSRASASPSSGFRSQSWSRGSGSTVSSSYKRPNLGAPRGPYGSTVLSSADSLDVSQSSLLNGAAELKLSRSNEKEQLQGLNDRFAGYIEKVHYLEQQNKEIEAELAALRQKHAGRAQLGDAYEQELRELRGALEQVSHEKAQIQLDSEHIEEDIQRLRERFEDEARLRDETEATIRALRKEMEEASLMRAELDKKVQSLQDEVAFLRGNHEEEVAELLAQLQASHATVERKDYLKTDLTTALKEIRAQLECQSDHNMHQAEEWFKCRYAKLTEAAEQNKEAIRSAKEEIAEYRRQLQSKSIELESVRGTKESLERQLSDIEERHNNDLTTYQDTIHQLENELRGTKWEMARHLREYQDLLNVKMALDIEIAAYRKLLEGEETRFSAFSGSITGPIFTHRQPSVTIASTKIQKTKIEPPKLKVQHKFVEEIIEETKVEDEKSEMEDALAAIAEEMAAKAQKEEQEEEKAEEAAEEEVVSEKAAAEQAAAPEEEEKEEEAEEEEAAKSDAAEEGGSEKEEIEEKEEGEEAEEEAEAKGKAEEVGAKVEKVKTPPAKSPPKSPPKSPVTEPAKGVQKEPAAEAGKEQKVEKGAEKAAKEEEKAASPEKPATPKVTSPEKPATPEKPASPEKPASPEKPATPEKAVTPEKAVTPEKPASPEKPRSPEKPVTPEKPRSPEKPATPEKPRSPEKPASPVKDEKAMVEETVTVTKVTKVSAEVEASKESRKEDIAVNGEVEEKKEEESKEEEEDKGVVTNGLDVSPVDDKGEKIVVTKKAEKIISEGGDSTTTYITKSVTVTQKVEEHEESFEEKLVSTKKVEKVTSHAVVKEIKE, encoded by the exons ATGAGCTACACGATGGAGCCCTTGGGCAACCCCTCGTACCGGCGGGTGACCGAGACCCGGGCCACCTACAGCCGTGCCAGCGCCTCCCCGTCCAGCGGCTTTCGCTCGCAGTCGTGGTCGAGGGGCTCCGGCAGCACCGTGTCGTCCTCCTACAAGCGCCCCAACCTCGGAGCCCCCCGAGGCCCCTACGGCTCCACGGTGCTGAGCTCCGCTGACAGCCTCGACGTGAGCCAGTCGTCGCTGCTCAACGGGGCGGCCGAGCTGAAGCTGAGCCGCTCCAACgagaaggagcagctgcaggggctcaATGACCGCTTTGCCGGCTACATCGAGAAGGTGCACTACCTGGAGCAGCAGAACAAGGAGATCGAAGCGGAGCTGGCGGCCCTGCGGCAGAAGCACGCCGGCAGGGCGCAGCTGGGTGATGCCTATGAGCaggagctgagggagctgcgAGGAGCCCTGGAGCAGGTGAGCCACGAGAAGGCGCAGATCCAGCTGGACTCGGAGCACATCGAGGAGGACATCCAGCGCCTGCGGGAGCGCTTCGAGGACGAGGCGAGGCTGCGTGATGAGACAGAGGCCACCATCCGCGCCCTGCGCAAGGAGATGGAGGAGGCCTCGCTCATGCGGGCGGAGCTGGACAAGAAGGTGCAGTCGCTGCAGGACGAGGTGGCCTTCCTGAGGGGCAACCatgaggaggaggtggctgagctgctggcGCAGCTGCAGGCATCCCACGCCACGGTGGAGAGGAAGGACTACCTGAAGACCGACCTCACCACAGCACTGAAGGAGATCCGCGCCCAGCTGGAGTGCCAGTCCGACCACAACATGCACCAGGCCGAGGAGTGGTTCAAGTGCCGCTATGCCAAGCTGACAGAGGCAGCTGAGCAGAACAAGGAGGCCATCCGCTCTGCCAAGGAGGAGATCGCCGAGTACCGGAGGCAGCTGCAGTCCAAGAGCATCGAGCTGGAGTCGGTGCGCGGCACCAAGGAGTCACTGGAGAGGCAGCTGAGCGACATCGAGGAGCGCCACAACAACGACCTCACCACCTACCag GACACAATTCATCAGCTGGAAAATGAGCTTAGGGGAACAAAGTGGGAAATGGCACGTCACCTGAGGGAATACCAGGATCTCCTCAATGTCAAGATGGCCCTGGATATTGAAATTGCTGCGTACAG GAAGCTGCTGGAGGGTGAAGAGACAAGATTCAGTGCCTTCTCTGGAAGCATTACTGGGCCCATATTCACACACAGACAACCATCTGTCACAATAGCATcaactaaaatacagaaaacaaaaatcgAACCACCAAAGCTGAAGGTCCAGCACAAATTCGTAGAAGAAATCATTGAAGAGACAAAAGTAGAGGATGAGAAGTCTGAAATGGAAGATGCCCTAGCAGCTATTGCAGAAGAAATGGCAGCGAAGGCCCAGAAAgaagaacaggaggaggaaaaggcagaagaagctgcagaggaagaagttgTTTCTGAGAAGGCGGCCGCAGAACAGGCAGCTGCacctgaggaagaagagaaggaggaagaggcagaggaggaagaagctgcGAAATCTGATGCAGCAGAAGAAGGAGgctctgaaaaagaagagatagaggaaaaggaagaaggggaggaggctgaggaagaagCTGAGGCCAAGGGCAAAGCTGAAGAGGTAGGAGCGAAGGTCGAGAAGGTCAAAACACCTCCCGCAAAGTCACCCCCTAAATCCCCCCCTAAATCCCCTGTAACCGAGCCGGCCAAGGGAGTCCAGAAAGaacctgctgcagaagcaggaaaggaacagaaagtgGAGAAAGGTGCTGAGAAGGCAGccaaggaggaagagaaagcagcatcTCCAGAGAAGCCAGCCACACCAAAGGTAACCTCTCCGGAGAAGCCCGCAACACCGGAGAAGCCTGCAAGCCCAGAAAAGCCTGCAAGCCCAGAGAAGCCCGCGACCCCGGAGAAAGCAGTGAccccagagaaagcagtgacCCCGGAGAAGCCGGCGAGCCCGGAGAAGCCCCGGTCTCCAGAAAAACCAGTAACCCCTGAGAAGCCCCGCTCTCCAGAAAAGCCAGCGACCCCAGAGAAGCCCCGCTCTCCGGAGAAGCCAGCTTCCCCAGTCAAAGACGAAAAGGCCATGGTGGAGGAGACCGTCACCGTCACGAAGGTAACAAAAGTTAGCGCAGAGGTTGAGGCCTCCAAGGAGTCCAGGAAAGAAGACATTGCAGTGAATGGTGaggtggaggaaaagaaggaggaggaatccaaagaggaggaggaagacaagGGGGTGGTCACCAATGGCCTAGACGTGAGCCCAGTTGACGATAAGGGTGAGAAAATCGTGGTAAccaaaaaagcagagaaaatcatTAGTGAAGGAGGGGACAGTACAACCACATACATCACAAAGTCTGTGACAGTCACTCAGAAGGTAGAGGAACATGAAGAAAGCTTTGAGGAGAAATTAGTGTCCACCAAGAAAGTGGAGAAAGTTACTTCACATGCTGTAGTAAAAGAGATTAAAGAgtga
- the NEFL gene encoding neurofilament light polypeptide, with protein MSSYGYDPFFPSYKRRYADSSRLHVSTMRSSSGGYSSGRSAYSSLSAPVSSVSVRRSYAASSASGSLLHSVDSLDLSQVAAISNDLKSIRSQERAQLQDLNDRFACFIERVHELEQQNKVLEAELLVLRQKHAEPSRFRALYEQEIRELRLAAEEATSEKQALQGERESLEETLRGLQARYEEEVLSREDAEARLLEVRKGADEAALARAELEKRVDSLLDELAFLKKVHEEELAELQAQIQYAHLSVEMDVSAKPDLSAALRDIRAQYEKLAARNMQNAEEWFRSRFTVLSESAAKNTDAVRAAKDEVSESRRLLKAKTLEIEATRGMNEALEKQLQELEEKQSADISALQDTINKLENELRTTKSEMARYLKEYQDLLNVKMALDIEIAAYRKLLEGEETRLSFTSVGSITSGYTQAAPTFGRSAYSGLQSTSYLMTTRSFPTYYSSHVQEEQIEIEETIEAAKAGEAKAAPAEEGEEEEKEEGEEEEAGGEEAEEEEEGAKEESEEAKEGGEEGEETAAEEGEESQETAEETGEEEKEEKEAAGKEESEVKKKA; from the exons ATGAGCTCCTACGGCTACGATCCGTTTTTTCCCTCCTACAAGCGCCGCTATGCCGACAGCTCGCGGCTCCACGTCTCCACGATGCGGAGCAGCAGCGGCGGCTACAGCTCGGGGCGCTCGGCGTACTCCAGCCTGTCGGCGCCCGTCTCCTCCGTGTCGGTGCGCCGCAGCTACGCCGCCTCTAGCGCCTCGGGCTCCCTCCTGCACTCGGTGGACAGCCTCGACCTGAGCCAGGTGGCGGCCATCAGCAACGACCTCAAGTCCATCCGCAGCCAGGAGCGGGCGCAGCTGCAGGACCTCAACGACCGCTTCGCCTGCTTCATCGAGCGGGTGCACGAGTTGGAGCAGCAGAACAAGGTGCTGGAGGctgagctgctggtgctgaggcAGAAGCATGCTGAGCCATCCCGGTTCCGAGCCCTGTATGAGCAGGAGATCCGTGAGCTGCGCCTGGCTGCTGAGGAGGCGACAAGCGAGAAGCAGGCGCTGCAGGGCGAGCGGGAGAGCCTGGAGGAGACACTGCGGGGGCTGCAGGCCCGCTACGAGGAAGAGGTGCTGAGCCGGGAGGATGCTGAGGCCAGGCTGCTGGAGGTCCGCAAGGGCGCCGATGAGGCAGCGTTGGCTCGGGCCGAGCTGGAGAAGCGTGTGGACAGCCTCCTGGATGAGCTGGCCTTCCTCAAGAAGGTCCACGAGGAAGAGCTGGCCGAGCTGCAGGCTCAGATCCAGTATGCTCACCTCTCCGTCGAGATGGACGTGTCGGCCAAGCCTGACCTCTCAGCCGCGCTGCGGGACATCCGTGCCCAGTACGAGAAGCTGGCAGCCCGCAACATGCAGAACGCCGAGGAGTGGTTCCGCAGCCGCTTCACCGTCCTCAGCGAGAGCGCTGCCAAGAACACCGATGCTGTCCGTGCCGCCAAGGATGAGGTGTCTGAGAGCCGCCGTCTCCTGAAGGCCAAGACGCTGGAGATTGAGGCTACCCGTGGCATGAACGAAGCActggagaagcagctgcaggagctggaggaaaagcagagtgcTGACATCTCGGCGCTGCAG GATACAATCAACAAATTAGAGAATGAGTTGCGAACCACGAAGAGTGAAATGGCTCGGTACTTAAAGGAATATCAAGACCTGCTCAATGTGAAAATGGCCCTGGACATTGAGATTGCAGCATACAG AAAACTGCTGGAAGGTGAAGAGACCCGACTCAGCTTCACCAGTGTTGGAAGCATCACCAGTGGCTACACCCAGGCTGCCCCGACTTTTGGCAGGTCTGCATACAGTGGTCTCCAGTCCACTTCCTACTTGATGACAACCCGTTCCTTCCCCACCTACTACTCTAGTCATGTCCAGGAAGAACAGATTGAAATAGAGGAAACAATTGAGGCTGCTAAAGCAGGAGAAGCCaaggcagccccagcagaggaaggtgaggaagaagagaaagaagaaggtgaggaggaagaagcaggaggtgaagaggctgaagaagaggaggaag GTGCGAAGGAAGAATCTGAAGAAGCCAAAGAGGGTGgtgaagaaggggaagaaacagcagctgaagaaggaGAGGAGTCTCAAGAAACTGCTGAGGAAACtggtgaggaagaaaaagaagagaaagaagcagcaggaaaggaagagagtgAAGTGAAGAAGAAAGCTTAA